In a genomic window of Chroicocephalus ridibundus chromosome 14, bChrRid1.1, whole genome shotgun sequence:
- the LOC134523472 gene encoding tektin-3-like has protein sequence MESVGSPLPAKFAHPRAIPTRFLPAIHTMASSYKNRFPYRPLPQSYSLPWMPSTYYKTAASKPTLAAFSKSSQGITAGEKLPSVSTRTTVFTRYTPEDWYKSNVTNYRESETSQKNAERLRADTSRIIDHKYQQTKKTQAESTKNLGVRANDIAFWKSELCHELDEVIGETNALTEVKTRLQRALAEADAPLQVAQECLLHREKRMGIDLVHDNVEEQLLTEVDVIGSCREKMQKVLDKAKAQITSNRAAQHNLEKDLANKQVAHRIDDRCHHLMNTSHGISYYRGVEQVDATISVPQSWAKFTNDNILRSQSQRAASAKLRDDIENLLAVTTSQMWRQFNAVNVAFTNRIAETADAKRKIQTHLAKTLQEIFQTERNIEAIQKAIRDQGPPLKVAQTRLDERTRRPNMELCRDTAQLRLVNEVHDIHETVQTLQQQLRDSQDTLQMLVRTKAILQHDLAVKANSLFIDEEKCMAMRKTFPSTARL, from the exons atggagtctgtcggctctcccttaccagcaaagttcgcccatcccagagccatacccaccaggtttctccctgccatccacaccatggcgtcaagctataagaaccgatttccttaccgccccttgcctcagagctacagcctcccctggatgcccagcacctactacaaaacggctgccagcaaaccaactttggctgccttttccaagagttcccaggggataacCGCCGGCGAGAAGCTTCCTTCTGTTTCCACCAGAACCACCGTCTTCACCCGCTacacccctgaagactggtacaagtccaacgtgaccaattacagggagtcggagacctcccagaagaacgcggagcgcctgagagccgatacctcccgcatcattgaccacaaataccagcagaccaagaaaacgcaagcagaaagcaccaaaaacctgggagtgcgcgccaatgacatcgcgttttggaaatcggagctctgccacgagctagatgaggtgatcggggagaccaacgcgctcacagaggtgaagaccaggctgcagagagccttggccgaggcggacGCCCCTCTCCAG gtcgctcaggagtgcttacttcaccgggagaagaggatgggcatcgacctggtccacgacaacgtggaggaacagctcttaaca gaagtcgatgtcaTTGGGTCGTGCCGGGAGAAGATGCAGAAGgtcctggacaaggccaaagcccagatcac gtccaaccgggcggcccagcacaacctggagaaggatctggccaacaagcaggtggcccaccggatcgacgacaggtgccaccacctgatgaacacctcccacggcatcagttactaccgaggggtggagcaggtcgatgccac gatctcggtgccgcagtcctgggccaagttcaccaacgacaacatcctccgctcccagagccagcgggcggcctccgccaagctgcgggacgacatcgagaacctgctggcggtgacAACCAGCCAGATGTGGCGGCAGTTCAACGCCGTGAACGTCGCCttcaccaaccgcatcgccgagacggccgatgccaagagaaagattcagacccacctggccaag acactgcaggaaatattccagacggagaggaatatagaagccatccaaaaggccattagggaccaggggcctccattaaaggtggctcagacccggctggacgagcgcactcggaggccaaacatggagctgtgccgggacactgcccagctgcg ccttgtcaacgaggtccaTGACATCCATGAGacggtgcagactcttcagcagcagctgagagacagccaggacaccttgcaaatgctggttcgcACCAAAGCCAtcctgcagcacgacctggccgtcaaagccaactccctgttcatcgatgaggagaagtgcatggcgatgcgcaagacctttcccagcaccgcgcggctg